The sequence below is a genomic window from Brooklawnia cerclae.
AAGGCCCGGGCCGCTTCCCAGCCGAGGGCCTCGATGTCGAAAGCCTGTCGCGAAGCCAGGGCGAACAGCCGCTCGGTCAGCTGCGCCGGGCACGAGCGCGTGTTCGGGCACCGGATGTCCTTGTCCGATTCCTTCTCGGGACGCAACAAAGCCCCGCAGGCGGGACAGCGCGTGGCCATGACGAACGCGCGCTCGGTGCCGTCGCGCAGTTCGACGACCGGTCCGAGGATCTCGGGGATGACGTCCCCCGCCTTGCGCAGCACCACGGTGTCGCCGATCAGGACGCCCTTGCGCTTGACCTCCCAGGCGTTGTGCAGGGTCGCCCGCGACACGGTCGAGCCCGCGACACGCACCGGTTCCATCACCGCGAACGGCGTCACGCGGCCCGTGCGACCCACGTTGACCTGGATGTCGAGCAGCTTCGTGTTCACCTGCTCCGGCGGATACTTGTACGCGATCGCCCAGCGGGGAGCTCGTGAGGTCGCCCCCAGCCGGGCCTGCTGCGACAGGTCGTCCACCTTGACCACGACGCCGTCGATCTCGTGTGACAGGTCGTGCCGGTGTTCGCCGTAGTGGGCGACAAAATCCAGCACCTGGCTCTCGGAGGTCAGCACCCGAACCGCCGTCGACACGGGCAACCCCCAGGCCGCGAGCCGCTCGTAGGCCTCCGACTGCCGGGTCGGCGTGAAACCCTCGTGGGCCCCGATGCCGTGGACGAGCATGTGCAGCGGGCGGGTCGCCGTCACCGCCGGGTTCTTCTGCCGCAGCGACCCGGCTGCCGCGTTGCGAGGGTTCGCGAACGGAGGCCTGCCCGACTCGACGAGCGAGGCATTCAGGTCGGCGAACGCGGAGATCGGGAAGAACACCTCCCCCCGTACCTCCACGAGGCTGGGCACGGTTTCACCAGCCAATCGGTGCGGGATGTCGGAGATGGTCGCGACGTTCGGGGTGATGTCCTCGCCCACGCGTCCGTCGCCACGGGTGGCACCGCTGGTCAGGCGACCTTGCTGGTAGACGAGGTCGACGGCCAGGCCGTCGATCTTCAGTTCGCACAGCCATTCGATCGGTTCGTCACCCAGGGCCCTGCGCGTCCGGGCCATCCACTCGCCGAGTTCCTCGGCGCTGAAGACATTGTCGAGGCTCAGCATGCGCTCGGTGTGGGTGACGGGGGCGAAGTCGGTCACCTGATGGGCGAACCCCACCTGCTGGGTCGGGCTCTCCGGGGTCCGCAACTGGGGGAACCGCGACTCCAGTGCCTGGAGCCGGTGCATCAGCTCGTCGTAGTCGGCGTCCGATATCGGAGATTCGTTCCGGCCCCCGTAGTAGGCGTCCTGCGCGTCGCGGATGCGGGTCGCGAGATCAGCCCACAGGTGCTGCTCGGCCAGTCCGGGCTCGGCCTGCCCGACGGCCGGGTCCGGAATGTCGGGTGCGTCTTCCACATCGTTCGGCATGGCATCCATAGTTGCAGCCCGGAGGCCTCAGCCAGGCCACCCAGCCGTTCGCCGGTGGCCGTGGCGAGCACCGCCCACGGGGTCAGACGGCGAACCTCGGAATCCACAAGGTGGCGTCGCGGGCGGCGCTGAAAGCGTCCATCACCTGCCGCTTCCCCAGTTGCTCGGGGCGGTTGACCAGCCAGTTGGCCACGTCGATCTGGTCGAGCACGGCCACGTCGTCCGGGAACTGCTCGACGACCAGCTTCCGGTCGTTGAACGGGACGATCACCCCGGTGACCCCGATCTCCCACTGCGCCGACATCGAGATCTTGCCGGCGCTACGACGTGCCTCCCCGCGGATCTCGGGGACGAAGGGCTGCTCCAGGCCGTCGACGAGGAAGCGATCGCCGGCGACATACAAGCGGGAACCCGGCAGATGCTTCGCGTTCAACAGGTACACGCCACCAGGGCCGATCGCCCAGTGGTCGAGTTCGGTGCCGTCGCCCACCTGCCGCGCCGACTGCAAGAACCCCCATCGCGGATCGAGACCCGACAGGCGGATGAGCTCCGCGGCCAGTTGCTCGTCCGGATCGACGATCGCCCGGCGCGCACGCCCCTCACGCCCCAGCAGCAACCGGTCGAGCAGCGCTCGCATGGGAGCGCTGCGCCGCGGATGCTCGCGCACCATGGGCACGCTCAGACCGGGCACGAGAAGACCGGGCTCTACCGCGTTGATGATCATGGCGCGACGAGGTGCTACCTGTAGGTGGACGGCGGTCTCCTCGTCGGCGACGAACCCGCGCCGCGCTCTCGTGAAAGCCATATCAGGCTCGGCACGCATCGCCACTGACATCCCCCGTCACCCCGTTTCGCTGGGTATCGCCATATGGTCGTACCCAGACTAGGAAGCCGTGAAGGGCCGACGCGAAACGCCACGCGGGCCGGGGCACGATTCACTGACAATTCTGCGCCCGGCCCGCAAACACCGCCTTTCGTGTGGTATTGGTCAGTCGAAGATCGGGTCCCGGTCGCGCGAGCGCTTGAGCTCGAAGAATCCATCGGCGGCCGTCACTTTCGACACCCCGTCGAACAGATCGCCCGCAGCCTCCCCCTTCGGTGCCGGCGAGATCACCGGGCCGAACATGGCCTTGCCGTTGAGGTGGATGACCGGGGTGCCGACGTCGTAGCCCACGGGGTCCATGCCCTCGTGGTGGGACGCGCGGACCTGCTCGTCCCACTGCCTGGCGGCGGCGCGGTCGGCGATCGACTCGTCGAGGCCGCACTCGCGCAGCGCCGCGCGCACCACCTCGATGTCGCCCACTGGCTCGCCGCCGGGGTGGTAGCGGGTGCCCAACGCGGTGTAGAAGGCCCGCAGGCCTTCCTGCCCGGCTGCCAACTCGACGCCGATCGCCGCGTTGACGCCGATCCAGCCCTTCTCGAGCAGGCGCTTGTACCCCTCGTCCAGGTCTCGGCCCTCGTTGAGCACCGAGAGGCTCATGACGTGGAACACCGTCCGGACCGGTCGCACGGTCTCCACCTCGAGCATCCATCGCGACGCCATCCACGCCCAGGGGCACAGGGGGTCGAACCAGAAGTCAACGATCTGCAAGTCTTCGCTCATAGCTCAAGCCAAGCAGATATATCCTCAAGTGGCGTGCCCCGGGGCTAGAGTTTGGTGCGCCGAGGGTGAACCCGTAACCTTGCACCCTCACCCGCCGCCCCACCGGTGCGTCGCGGCCCGGTGTTCGTTGGCACGGGTCCGCGCGAGCCGCATGACGATTGGAAGAGAACCATGACGACAACAGTGAACATCACTCGCGCAGAGGCGCAGCAGCGTTCACACCTCATCGTCAGCCATACGTGCCGGGTCACCGTCGACTTGACCGGCCGAGGTCTCGACGACAACCCGCTGGACGATCCGGATGCCACCTTCATCTCCACCAGCACCGTCAGATTCTCGAGCGGTACGGGGCAATCATGGCTCGACTTCATCGCCGACGAGTTGCTGGACGCCTGGCTCGACGGTGTGCAACTCCCGCGCGAAGCCCATGACGGTACTCGGCTCACACTCGACCTCGAGGAGGGCGAGCACCAGCTGACCGTCACCGGGCTGTGCCGCTACTCCCGCACCGGCGAGGGACTTCACCGGTTCGTCGATCCGGCCGACCAGAAGATCTACCTCTACACGCAGTTCGAGACCGCCGATGCCAGGCGCATGTACGCCTGCTTCGACCAGCCCGACCTCAAGGCGAGTTTCGAGCTGACCGTCGTGGCCCCGCAGGACTGGAAGATCTACTCGAATTCCCCGACGCCGACACCGACCCCGGGGCCCGACGGATTCGCGATGTGGGAATTCGCCGCCACACCGCCCATCGCGTCCTACATCACCGCGCTGGTGGCCGGCGAGTTCCATGTGCACTCGGGCACCGTGCACTCCGCCAAGGGCGACCTCGGCGCCGACCTCGTGTGTCGCGAGTCGATGGCACCCCATCTCGACATCGAGCGGATCCGGACCACGACGCAGCGGGGCTTCGAGGTCTATGAGCAGGCGTTCGGCCGGCCCTACCCGTTCGACAAGTACGACCAGCTGTTCCTGCCCGAGTACAACGCCGGGGCGATGGAGAACGCGGGCTGCGTGACCTTCCGGGACGAGTACCTCTTCCGGTCGCGCGTCACCGAGGCCGACTACGCCAAGCGCGACAACACGATCCTCCACGAGCTTGCCCACATGTGGTTCGGCGACCTCGTGACCATGCGCTGGTGGGACGATCTGTGGCTCAACGAGAGCTTCGCCGAGTGGGCCGCCTACTACTGCCAGGGCGAGATCGCCAAGCGCTACGACGGCGACGACCCGTGGACCAGCTTCGCCAACATGCGCAAGCTGTGGGCCTACCGGCAGGACCAGCTCCCGACCACGCACCCGATCGCGGCCGACATGGTCGATCTGGCCACCGTCGACCAGAGCTTCGACGGCATCACCTACGCCAAGGGCGCCAGCGTCCTCAAGCAACTGGTCGCCTACGTGGGCGAGCCGCAGTTCCTCGACGGCGTGCGGGCCTACTTCGACGCGCACGAATGGGGCAACACCCAGTTCTCCGACCTTCTCGGCGCCCTGGAGCAGGCCAGCGGGCGTGACCTGTCCGAGTTCTCCGCCCAATGGCTGGAGTCGACGGGTGTCAACCTCGTCCGGCCCGAGGTCGAGGTGGACGAGGAGGGCCGCTTCACCAAGTTCGATGTCATCCAGACCGGGGCCGGGGCCGACCCCGTCCTGCGCACCCACCGGATGGCCGTCAGCCAGTACGACCTGCACCCCGACGACCTGGTCTTCCGTGACTCCCACGAGATCGACATCAGCGGCGAGCGCACGACCGTGGAGGCCCTGGTCGGCCAGAAGCGGCCCGATCTCGTCCTGCTCAACGACCGCGACCTCAGCTACGTCAAGGTCAGGTTGGACGATCGGTCGCTGGCCACGGTCAAGGAGCACCTGGCCGACATCTCCGACCCCCTCGCCCGGGCCGTCGTCTGGACGAGTGCCTGGGACGCCTGGCGGGACGCGGAGATGTCGTCCGCCGATTACGTCGATCTCGTGTTGCGGGGGCTGCGCACCGAGGACGACCCCACGGCGATCCTCAACCAGCTCCGGCAGGCCCATCTCGCGGTCACCGGCTACAGCGCCCCCGAGCAGCGTCCGGCGCTGCGGGCCAAGCTGGTCGCGGGGCTGGCGGAACTGCTCAAGGGAGCCCGGCCCGGCTCCGACCTGCAGCTCGCGCTCGCCGACGCCATGATCGCGGCCGTCGACTCCCCTGCCGGCGCCGAGTTGCTCGCCGGCTGGCTCCGGGGTGAGGAAGTGCCGCCGGAGTTGCCCATCGACGCCGATCGGCGCTGGGGCATCATCACCTCGCTCGCCCGCCTCGGCATCATCGGCTCCGGCGAGATCGACGCCGAGGCCGCGCGCGACCAGACGATCTCGGGGGCCGAGTCCGCCGCGGGTGCCCGCGCCGCACTCGCCGACCCGGAGGCGAAAGCGGAAGCCTGGCGCCTGGCCACCGACGATCCCGACGTGCCCAACGGCACGCACCTCGCGGTCGCGGCCAACTTCTGGAAGTACGGCCAGGAGGAACTGCTGCGCGACTACCCGGACGCCTACCTGCGGCTGTGCGAACAGATCGCGGACTCGTCCGGTTCCTGGGCCCAGCGCGGCCACGTCGCCCGCCAGACCGCACTGCTCTACCTGTGGCCCACGATGCTCGCCGATCGCGAGTGGCTGGCCAAGGTGGACGAGTGGCGAGAGGGCCGGGAACTGCCCGAGCAGGTCAGCCGGGTGCTACGCGAGTCGTACGACAACGCCGAGCGCGCGCTCCGCGTGCAGGAGTTCGGCCTGACCTCCTCCGCCCCGGCACAGTCGAACTGAGGCCGGGCCGTTGACCGACTACATCATCCGCGGGGCACGCTCGGCGGACGGGCAGACGCGCGACCTGTTCGTCCACGACGGGGTGCTCGTCGACACACCGACGCCCTCGGCCAGAGTGGTGGACGCCGACGGCCTCGTCGTCCTGCCCGGGCTCGTCGATCTGCACACCCACCTGCGGGAACCGGGCTTCGAGTCGGCCGAGACCGTGGCCTCGGGAACCGAGTGCGCGGCACGCGGCGGGTTCACGGCCGTGTTCGCCATGGCAAACACCCTTCCGGTGACCGACTCGGTCGATCGTGCGCGTCACGTCGCCGAACTCGGTTGCCAAGCGGGCTTCGTCGAGGTGCATCCGATCGGGGCCATCACCGTGGGCCTCGGGGGCGAGCGTCTCGCTCCGATGGCAGACATGGCCGCGTCCGGGGT
It includes:
- the ligA gene encoding NAD-dependent DNA ligase LigA; protein product: MPNDVEDAPDIPDPAVGQAEPGLAEQHLWADLATRIRDAQDAYYGGRNESPISDADYDELMHRLQALESRFPQLRTPESPTQQVGFAHQVTDFAPVTHTERMLSLDNVFSAEELGEWMARTRRALGDEPIEWLCELKIDGLAVDLVYQQGRLTSGATRGDGRVGEDITPNVATISDIPHRLAGETVPSLVEVRGEVFFPISAFADLNASLVESGRPPFANPRNAAAGSLRQKNPAVTATRPLHMLVHGIGAHEGFTPTRQSEAYERLAAWGLPVSTAVRVLTSESQVLDFVAHYGEHRHDLSHEIDGVVVKVDDLSQQARLGATSRAPRWAIAYKYPPEQVNTKLLDIQVNVGRTGRVTPFAVMEPVRVAGSTVSRATLHNAWEVKRKGVLIGDTVVLRKAGDVIPEILGPVVELRDGTERAFVMATRCPACGALLRPEKESDKDIRCPNTRSCPAQLTERLFALASRQAFDIEALGWEAARALLEGGILTNEAGLFDLRADELVRTTFFTRNPKPDDPPEAVVNGRVLSANGERLLTNLEVAKSQPLWRVLVALSVRHVGPTAARALATRFGSMDAIRAASVDELATTDGVGTIIAEAVKEWFEEPWHVEVVERWTAAGVRMADDRVAGEIVPQTLTGLTLVVTGTLEGFTREQAEAAITARGGKAAGSVSKKTDYVVVGDNPGSKAAKAEKLGRPVLDVEGFRSLLDGGPAALDER
- a CDS encoding DsbA family protein, whose protein sequence is MSEDLQIVDFWFDPLCPWAWMASRWMLEVETVRPVRTVFHVMSLSVLNEGRDLDEGYKRLLEKGWIGVNAAIGVELAAGQEGLRAFYTALGTRYHPGGEPVGDIEVVRAALRECGLDESIADRAAARQWDEQVRASHHEGMDPVGYDVGTPVIHLNGKAMFGPVISPAPKGEAAGDLFDGVSKVTAADGFFELKRSRDRDPIFD
- the pepN gene encoding aminopeptidase N; this encodes MTTTVNITRAEAQQRSHLIVSHTCRVTVDLTGRGLDDNPLDDPDATFISTSTVRFSSGTGQSWLDFIADELLDAWLDGVQLPREAHDGTRLTLDLEEGEHQLTVTGLCRYSRTGEGLHRFVDPADQKIYLYTQFETADARRMYACFDQPDLKASFELTVVAPQDWKIYSNSPTPTPTPGPDGFAMWEFAATPPIASYITALVAGEFHVHSGTVHSAKGDLGADLVCRESMAPHLDIERIRTTTQRGFEVYEQAFGRPYPFDKYDQLFLPEYNAGAMENAGCVTFRDEYLFRSRVTEADYAKRDNTILHELAHMWFGDLVTMRWWDDLWLNESFAEWAAYYCQGEIAKRYDGDDPWTSFANMRKLWAYRQDQLPTTHPIAADMVDLATVDQSFDGITYAKGASVLKQLVAYVGEPQFLDGVRAYFDAHEWGNTQFSDLLGALEQASGRDLSEFSAQWLESTGVNLVRPEVEVDEEGRFTKFDVIQTGAGADPVLRTHRMAVSQYDLHPDDLVFRDSHEIDISGERTTVEALVGQKRPDLVLLNDRDLSYVKVRLDDRSLATVKEHLADISDPLARAVVWTSAWDAWRDAEMSSADYVDLVLRGLRTEDDPTAILNQLRQAHLAVTGYSAPEQRPALRAKLVAGLAELLKGARPGSDLQLALADAMIAAVDSPAGAELLAGWLRGEEVPPELPIDADRRWGIITSLARLGIIGSGEIDAEAARDQTISGAESAAGARAALADPEAKAEAWRLATDDPDVPNGTHLAVAANFWKYGQEELLRDYPDAYLRLCEQIADSSGSWAQRGHVARQTALLYLWPTMLADREWLAKVDEWREGRELPEQVSRVLRESYDNAERALRVQEFGLTSSAPAQSN